In the bacterium genome, one interval contains:
- a CDS encoding YeeE/YedE family protein, protein MDLGLRISIAMALIGLVSGYVMYRSDFCLAGMVRDHILFGEKRLLRALALTVLLSAPVFEGLRLFGLAPFSFFDPPSLNSLIGGVLFGLGMVLSGACIAGTFWKLGSGQGLQLATIFGLFAGSALYAEAAPFFEELARTTLFSTAPTLPELLGINPFYIITPLLIGGTALLWGWSKRGLWKHKNFARGYVEPWKAGIVIALLGTASVAVTGIPLSAATLFAKAAGFAESVFLPGHFAEVPFFKSSLVMELPLQKGALNWGNGPVWDAAAAIQLPFLLFMVAGGFAGARSAGDFEWHFRVPPVQYLSALLGGAAMAAGSRVAGGCNVWQLLGGLPFFSISSFIFFIGLYPGAFLGVRILTGKVLSRKAGG, encoded by the coding sequence ATGGATCTTGGACTCAGGATATCCATCGCGATGGCCCTTATCGGACTTGTATCCGGTTACGTGATGTACCGTTCGGATTTTTGCCTTGCGGGAATGGTCCGCGACCACATCCTCTTTGGCGAAAAGCGGCTGCTGCGCGCCCTCGCCCTGACGGTGCTCCTCTCGGCGCCGGTTTTCGAGGGTCTGCGGCTTTTCGGCCTCGCCCCTTTCTCCTTCTTTGATCCGCCCTCTCTGAATTCCCTTATCGGCGGGGTTCTCTTCGGCCTCGGCATGGTTCTCTCGGGCGCCTGCATCGCGGGGACTTTCTGGAAACTGGGCTCGGGGCAGGGCCTCCAGCTGGCAACGATTTTCGGGCTCTTCGCCGGAAGCGCCCTTTACGCCGAGGCGGCCCCCTTCTTCGAGGAACTGGCCAGAACCACCCTCTTTTCCACGGCCCCCACCCTGCCGGAGCTGCTTGGAATTAACCCTTTTTATATAATCACCCCTCTCCTAATCGGCGGAACAGCGCTATTATGGGGGTGGAGCAAACGGGGGCTGTGGAAACACAAAAATTTCGCCAGAGGCTACGTCGAACCCTGGAAGGCGGGCATCGTCATCGCCCTTCTGGGAACGGCCTCGGTAGCGGTCACCGGCATTCCCCTCTCCGCCGCAACGCTATTCGCCAAGGCCGCGGGGTTTGCGGAATCGGTTTTCTTGCCCGGGCACTTCGCGGAGGTTCCTTTTTTCAAGTCCTCTCTTGTAATGGAATTACCCCTGCAGAAAGGAGCGCTGAACTGGGGAAACGGCCCGGTGTGGGACGCTGCCGCCGCCATCCAGTTGCCCTTTCTGCTCTTTATGGTTGCCGGCGGTTTCGCCGGAGCAAGGAGCGCCGGGGATTTTGAATGGCACTTTCGCGTGCCGCCGGTGCAGTATCTTTCGGCCCTTTTGGGCGGGGCCGCAATGGCGGCAGGCTCCAGGGTGGCGGGGGGCTGCAACGTCTGGCAGCTTTTGGGCGGGCTCCCATTTTTTTCAATAAGTTCTTTTATTTTCTTTATCGGGCTGTATCCCGGAGCCTTTCTGGGAGTAAGAATCCTCACCGGGAAAGTTTTATCGCGCAAGGCCGGCGGATGA
- a CDS encoding PaaI family thioesterase, with product MPASSTLKKPLDPLNIEEGSGLDKRWDALRDPSDPSQFVTGGWVAPAPFEKLCGMEIIEAGAGRSVLQMPFTVKLAMSEGLMHGGAITSLADTAVAVAIKTILPEKSLFVTSELTCKFLAPVEKGVITARAHISQYGGKHLVANAEITDENGCKVATLSATFRVLRHGKAE from the coding sequence ATGCCTGCTTCTTCAACTCTGAAAAAACCGCTCGATCCCCTTAATATCGAAGAAGGGAGCGGGCTGGACAAACGCTGGGACGCCCTGCGCGACCCCTCCGACCCCTCCCAGTTCGTCACCGGCGGCTGGGTAGCCCCCGCGCCCTTCGAGAAGCTCTGCGGCATGGAGATAATCGAAGCCGGGGCAGGCCGCAGCGTCCTTCAAATGCCCTTTACGGTCAAGCTCGCCATGAGCGAGGGGCTGATGCACGGCGGGGCCATAACCTCGCTCGCCGACACTGCCGTCGCCGTTGCGATAAAGACCATACTCCCCGAAAAATCCCTCTTCGTCACCTCGGAGCTTACCTGCAAATTTCTCGCGCCGGTAGAAAAGGGCGTAATCACCGCAAGGGCTCACATAAGCCAGTACGGGGGCAAGCATCTGGTCGCCAACGCGGAGATAACCGATGAAAACGGCTGCAAGGTGGCTACCCTCTCCGCCACTTTCCGGGTGCTGCGCCACGGGAAAGCGGAATAA
- a CDS encoding methyltransferase domain-containing protein: MTGLLLNKTEDFYKGGDASLLWEMTICQSLSRADAPCANALETRASYGEKLAGFLTSRAGIKPGARIIEVGCGYGTLMESLIGHLRPSAVTMIDISPRFHEMQKTALGSHKNVSFVLSDVFDWLDTPGETADLLISNENIGDFPAADGLSPEKVRRMLESGITQGDTLEGRSVKLIQRYGLPLPEGDEPFALNIGAIEYLEKLKGRAKTVFLSEHSADIVLREPYSGFLDYDPAGRPRRIELKGHAEYTIRFDHLERVAKALGFKTERVSMLEFLGVRHDAGARFVARAECVGNENAEILHEFLHHVKEYECLLLQL, translated from the coding sequence TTGACCGGGTTGCTACTAAATAAAACCGAAGACTTTTACAAAGGCGGTGACGCTTCCCTTCTCTGGGAGATGACAATCTGCCAGTCCCTTTCGAGGGCGGACGCCCCTTGCGCAAACGCGCTGGAAACCAGGGCATCCTACGGCGAAAAGCTGGCAGGGTTCCTGACATCGAGGGCGGGGATAAAGCCTGGGGCGAGAATAATCGAGGTGGGCTGCGGCTACGGGACGCTGATGGAGAGCCTCATCGGCCACCTTCGGCCTTCCGCCGTTACGATGATCGACATAAGCCCGCGCTTTCACGAAATGCAAAAAACCGCGCTCGGCTCACATAAGAACGTCAGCTTCGTCCTGTCCGACGTCTTCGACTGGCTGGATACGCCCGGCGAGACCGCCGACCTTCTCATCTCCAACGAGAACATCGGCGATTTTCCCGCCGCCGACGGCCTTTCGCCTGAAAAAGTCAGGCGGATGCTCGAAAGCGGGATTACCCAAGGCGACACTCTTGAGGGACGATCGGTTAAGCTTATACAGCGCTATGGACTTCCGCTTCCGGAAGGGGACGAACCCTTCGCCTTGAACATCGGGGCGATCGAATATCTGGAAAAGCTGAAGGGAAGGGCGAAAACCGTCTTTTTGTCGGAACACAGCGCCGACATCGTGCTTCGGGAGCCCTACAGCGGGTTTCTCGATTACGATCCGGCTGGAAGGCCCAGAAGAATCGAGCTTAAGGGTCACGCGGAATACACCATACGCTTTGACCACCTCGAAAGGGTTGCAAAAGCTCTGGGGTTTAAAACCGAAAGAGTATCGATGCTTGAATTTCTTGGAGTGCGCCACGACGCGGGGGCGAGGTTTGTCGCCCGGGCGGAGTGCGTAGGCAACGAGAACGCCGAAATCCTCCACGAGTTTTTACACCACGTCAAGGAATACGAATGCCTGCTTCTTCAACTCTGA
- a CDS encoding (deoxy)nucleoside triphosphate pyrophosphohydrolase: MKENSEPLHVVAGVIIRRRKILIARRLPGGAHGGLWEFPGGKVEEGESPADALRRELFEELGIAVRVHTPVLETLHAYPHRTIRLAAFWCRIAEGEPRPLECADVAWVSPSGMDRYLMPEADLPLINFLRSMEKGKARL, from the coding sequence ATGAAAGAAAACAGCGAGCCGCTCCACGTTGTCGCCGGAGTGATAATCAGAAGAAGAAAGATTCTCATCGCGAGGAGGCTTCCCGGCGGCGCTCACGGCGGGCTCTGGGAGTTTCCCGGGGGCAAGGTGGAGGAGGGCGAGTCGCCGGCGGACGCCCTTCGCCGGGAACTCTTTGAGGAGCTTGGAATCGCTGTCAGGGTTCACACCCCGGTTCTGGAGACCCTTCACGCCTACCCGCACCGCACAATCCGTCTCGCCGCCTTCTGGTGCAGGATAGCGGAGGGGGAGCCCCGGCCTCTGGAGTGCGCGGATGTGGCGTGGGTATCTCCCTCCGGGATGGACCGGTACCTGATGCCGGAAGCCGACCTGCCGCTGATAAATTTTCTCAGGTCCATGGAGAAGGGGAAAGCGCGGCTTTAA
- a CDS encoding DUF4382 domain-containing protein — translation MKKLYGFAGAVLLLGMAALYGCGGSGGSDTGRLTLKLSDAPVDGATHVWIKFDAIEIKPAEGERLIYDLAETQRIDLLTLTNGETATLLDGIELPAGQYNWIRLMVNTAPEDLSGGPFSEENFCYIVIGEDAFPLVIPSGDQSGLKLNRPFVVPAGGSANFVLDFDLRKSVHTAESGDKYILRPTIRIEDLSKVGTIAGEITNLGVNTCADAAVYVFGGSGIVPDDVDFIDPEPIASAKAVETEGVCGYTVPFLSEGPYTVALTFDAALDDPATDDASVVFDLAADASVVEDSVTTVNLALPL, via the coding sequence ATGAAGAAATTATATGGTTTTGCGGGTGCCGTGCTGCTCCTCGGGATGGCCGCTCTTTACGGCTGCGGCGGGAGCGGCGGCTCCGATACGGGCAGACTGACTTTAAAGCTCTCCGACGCCCCGGTGGACGGCGCGACCCACGTCTGGATCAAGTTCGACGCGATAGAGATAAAGCCCGCCGAGGGAGAGCGGCTGATCTACGACCTCGCCGAGACCCAGCGGATAGACCTTCTCACCCTCACAAACGGCGAAACGGCCACCCTGCTCGACGGGATAGAGCTTCCGGCGGGCCAGTACAACTGGATCAGGCTGATGGTCAACACCGCGCCGGAAGACCTCTCCGGCGGCCCCTTCTCCGAAGAGAATTTCTGCTACATCGTGATAGGAGAAGACGCTTTCCCCCTCGTCATCCCCAGCGGAGACCAGAGCGGCCTCAAGCTGAACCGCCCCTTTGTCGTACCGGCGGGGGGAAGCGCGAATTTCGTTCTCGATTTCGATCTTAGAAAGTCGGTCCACACCGCCGAAAGCGGCGACAAATACATCCTTCGCCCGACCATCCGCATCGAGGACCTCAGCAAGGTCGGGACAATTGCCGGAGAGATAACCAATCTCGGGGTGAATACCTGCGCCGACGCCGCCGTTTACGTCTTTGGCGGCAGCGGAATCGTTCCCGACGACGTCGATTTTATAGATCCGGAACCGATAGCCTCCGCGAAAGCGGTCGAAACGGAAGGCGTCTGCGGCTACACCGTTCCCTTCCTCTCCGAAGGCCCCTACACCGTGGCGCTGACCTTCGACGCGGCTTTGGACGACCCGGCAACCGACGACGCGAGCGTAGTCTTCGATCTCGCGGCGGATGCGTCAGTCGTGGAGGACAGCGTCACGACCGTGAATCTGGCGCTGCCGCTTTAA